The Pseudarthrobacter sulfonivorans genome includes a window with the following:
- a CDS encoding aromatic ring-hydroxylating oxygenase subunit alpha produces MSAPVLPLNSRGKLASSLPAEQLAEISELFEFRRTGYSLDAPFYTDPTIFGIDMQAIFGQHWIFAASIAELPEPGDYVTVDYGPYSLIVLRNDDGGVNVLHNVCRHRGARVLTEPAGSTGNLVCGYHSWTYSPDGNLIHASAPGETKFDKGCFGLKRAHSRVVAGLIFLCIADEPPTDFDETAKIFEPYLAPHDLSKTKVAYQQNIVEEGNWKLVMENNRECYHCDGHPELACSLFPTWGLTEGLIPAHLEEVWDRNKEAQSSLEERCRRYGLPYEVVEELDTRIAGIRISRESLDGDGESFSPDGRRLSKKLLGDLRDFRLGRCSMHLQPNSWFHFLGDHVITFGVFPINEHQTLVRTTWLVADDAEEGVDYDLDKLTYTWKQTNLQDKAFVELCQKGASSPAYEPGPYMKSEYQVEAFINWYVQRVQEHLA; encoded by the coding sequence ATGTCTGCTCCAGTCTTGCCCCTCAACTCACGCGGAAAACTCGCTTCATCCTTGCCTGCAGAGCAGCTGGCGGAAATCAGCGAGTTGTTCGAGTTCCGGCGCACGGGATATTCCCTCGATGCCCCCTTCTACACCGACCCGACGATTTTCGGCATCGACATGCAGGCCATTTTTGGCCAGCACTGGATCTTTGCCGCCAGCATCGCCGAACTGCCGGAGCCGGGCGACTACGTCACCGTCGACTACGGGCCCTACTCCCTGATCGTGCTGCGCAACGACGACGGCGGCGTGAACGTCCTGCACAACGTGTGCCGCCACCGCGGCGCCCGCGTCCTGACCGAACCCGCTGGGTCAACGGGAAACCTCGTATGCGGCTACCACTCTTGGACATACTCCCCCGACGGCAATCTAATCCACGCCTCGGCACCGGGTGAGACGAAGTTCGACAAGGGCTGCTTCGGCCTCAAGCGTGCCCACAGTCGCGTGGTCGCCGGGCTCATCTTCCTCTGCATAGCGGACGAACCGCCGACGGATTTCGACGAAACCGCTAAGATCTTCGAGCCTTACCTCGCGCCCCACGATCTGTCGAAGACGAAAGTCGCCTACCAGCAGAACATCGTCGAGGAGGGCAACTGGAAGCTCGTCATGGAGAACAACCGTGAGTGCTACCACTGCGACGGCCACCCGGAGCTCGCCTGTTCCCTCTTTCCCACCTGGGGCCTGACCGAGGGGCTGATCCCGGCCCATCTTGAGGAAGTGTGGGACCGCAACAAGGAAGCACAGTCCTCGCTCGAGGAGCGTTGCCGCCGCTATGGCCTCCCCTATGAGGTGGTGGAGGAGCTTGACACGCGCATAGCGGGAATCCGCATCTCTCGGGAATCGCTCGATGGTGACGGCGAATCGTTCTCGCCCGATGGTCGCAGGCTCTCCAAGAAGCTGCTCGGCGACTTGCGGGACTTCCGCCTTGGCCGCTGCTCGATGCACCTGCAGCCCAACAGCTGGTTCCACTTCCTGGGGGACCACGTCATCACGTTCGGCGTCTTCCCCATCAACGAACACCAGACCTTGGTACGCACCACTTGGCTGGTAGCTGACGATGCCGAGGAAGGCGTCGACTACGATCTGGACAAACTCACCTACACCTGGAAGCAGACCAATCTGCAGGACAAGGCGTTCGTGGAGCTGTGCCAGAAGGGCGCCAGCAGCCCCGCCTACGAGCCCGGCCCGTACATGAAGAGCGAATACCAGGTGGAGGCGTTCATCAACTGGTATGTCCAGCGCGTGCAGGAGCACTTGGCATGA
- a CDS encoding FdhF/YdeP family oxidoreductase, protein MASKAPKQNIDESKLSLTKPKTTAVGLPAVANALKISLEQMGPLRSIQTLLAVNQVDGFDCMGCAWPEHEKRNAAEFCENGAKAVAEEATRRRVTPEFFAKHSIADLKTRDDYWLGQQGRLTHPMLLDEGATHYKPIAWDDAYELIAQEIRDMEHPDQSVFYTSGRTSNEAAFAYQLLVRGIGTNNLPDCSNMCHESSGSALVETIGIGKGSVSLTDLETASLIFVAGQNPGTNHPRMLSALEKAKKNGAVIISVNPLPEAGLLRFENPQNISGMVVGTQLTDDFLQIRAGGDQALFQGLGKYLLEAEAQGRKTPGLPTVLDHEFIKDHTVGIDEYLRYLEKAEWDDIVEATGLTLEQIKSTGERLLASSATIVCWAMGLTQHKHSVPTLRDVVNVLLLQGNIGKPGAGVCPVRGHSNVQGDRTMGIFEKMPESFHDRLDHEFQFLSPRAHGFDTVAAIRAMRDGKVRVFIGMGGNFVRAAPDSEVTEQALANTRLTVQISTKLNHSHVSTGRRALILPTLGRTEKDTQRTGDQRVTVEDSMSAVHASRGRLKPASDHLHSEVAIVCNIAHKIFTGSDNLPLPNTPKADWLAMKDDYSIIRKHIEAVLSGFENFEERIQNPGGFVLPHPPRDARKFDTASGKAHFTGNELEFIRVPAGRLVLQTLRSHDQYNTTIYGKDDRYRGIHGGRRVVLINADDITELGFTDGDMVHLISEFQGTERRAENFRIVSYSTPKGCAAAYYPETNVLVPLDSVADTSGTPTSKSVIVRLERAEA, encoded by the coding sequence ATGGCTTCCAAAGCCCCCAAGCAGAATATCGACGAGTCAAAACTGAGCCTCACGAAGCCCAAAACGACTGCCGTTGGCCTTCCGGCTGTTGCGAACGCGTTGAAAATTTCCCTCGAGCAGATGGGCCCGCTGCGCAGCATCCAGACGCTCTTGGCTGTCAATCAGGTTGACGGCTTTGACTGCATGGGCTGTGCCTGGCCTGAACACGAAAAGCGCAATGCTGCGGAATTCTGCGAGAACGGCGCCAAGGCGGTGGCTGAAGAAGCCACGCGCCGCCGCGTCACGCCTGAATTTTTCGCGAAGCACTCCATTGCGGACCTGAAGACGCGCGACGACTACTGGCTGGGTCAACAGGGCCGGCTGACGCATCCGATGCTCCTCGATGAAGGCGCAACCCACTACAAGCCCATCGCGTGGGACGACGCTTATGAGCTGATCGCCCAGGAGATCAGGGACATGGAGCACCCCGACCAGTCGGTCTTCTACACCTCCGGGCGGACATCGAACGAGGCAGCCTTCGCCTACCAGCTCCTCGTTCGCGGCATCGGGACGAACAATTTGCCCGACTGCTCCAACATGTGCCACGAATCGTCCGGCTCGGCCCTGGTGGAAACCATCGGCATCGGCAAAGGCTCCGTCAGCCTCACCGACCTGGAAACGGCGTCGCTGATTTTCGTGGCGGGGCAGAATCCCGGCACTAACCACCCGCGCATGCTCAGCGCGCTGGAGAAGGCGAAGAAGAACGGCGCCGTCATCATCTCCGTGAATCCGCTTCCCGAGGCCGGGCTCCTGCGGTTCGAGAATCCGCAGAACATTTCCGGAATGGTGGTGGGGACACAACTGACCGACGACTTCCTCCAAATCCGCGCCGGCGGCGATCAGGCCCTCTTCCAGGGGCTTGGCAAATACCTTCTCGAAGCCGAAGCCCAGGGGCGCAAGACCCCCGGCCTCCCCACTGTGCTGGACCATGAGTTCATCAAGGACCACACCGTTGGCATCGACGAATACCTGCGGTACCTCGAAAAGGCGGAATGGGACGACATTGTCGAAGCCACGGGACTGACACTGGAACAGATCAAGTCCACAGGCGAGCGCCTCCTGGCCTCGAGCGCCACGATCGTGTGCTGGGCCATGGGCCTGACCCAGCACAAGCACTCGGTACCCACCCTCCGCGACGTGGTCAACGTCCTGCTTCTCCAAGGCAACATCGGCAAGCCCGGAGCCGGCGTTTGCCCCGTCCGAGGCCACTCCAACGTCCAGGGCGACCGGACCATGGGCATTTTCGAGAAGATGCCGGAGAGCTTCCACGACCGGCTTGACCATGAGTTCCAATTCCTCTCCCCCAGGGCGCATGGCTTCGACACCGTGGCCGCCATCCGCGCCATGCGGGACGGCAAGGTCCGCGTATTCATCGGCATGGGCGGCAACTTCGTGCGGGCAGCCCCCGATTCCGAGGTCACGGAACAGGCTCTAGCCAACACCCGCCTGACGGTGCAGATCTCCACGAAACTGAACCATTCCCACGTATCGACGGGTCGACGTGCGCTGATTCTTCCGACGCTCGGACGTACCGAGAAGGACACCCAGCGCACCGGCGACCAGAGGGTAACAGTGGAGGATTCCATGAGCGCGGTCCATGCCTCCCGCGGACGGCTTAAGCCCGCCAGCGACCACTTGCACTCCGAAGTGGCCATTGTCTGCAACATCGCCCACAAAATCTTCACCGGCAGCGACAACCTCCCGCTGCCCAATACCCCCAAAGCCGACTGGCTCGCCATGAAGGACGACTACTCCATCATCCGGAAACACATCGAAGCGGTCCTCAGCGGCTTCGAGAACTTCGAGGAGCGGATCCAGAACCCTGGAGGGTTCGTCCTTCCCCACCCGCCCCGGGACGCCAGGAAGTTCGATACCGCTTCGGGCAAGGCCCACTTCACAGGCAACGAACTGGAATTCATCAGGGTCCCCGCGGGACGGCTCGTCCTCCAAACCCTGCGCTCCCATGACCAGTACAACACCACCATCTACGGCAAGGATGATCGCTACCGCGGCATCCACGGCGGGCGCCGCGTCGTCCTGATCAACGCCGACGACATTACTGAGCTGGGGTTCACGGACGGGGACATGGTCCATCTCATCTCCGAATTCCAAGGGACCGAACGACGGGCCGAAAACTTCCGCATCGTTTCATACTCGACGCCCAAGGGTTGCGCGGCGGCCTACTACCCGGAAACCAACGTCCTCGTGCCACTCGACTCCGTAGCCGACACCAGCGGCACGCCGACCTCCAAGTCCGTTATCGTGCGGCTTGAGCGGGCCGAAGCGTGA
- a CDS encoding BCCT family transporter has product MALNSDLKSHTPEELPAENALAATPRNEEPGSGKRSKAAFSVSEDVDTNPAVLDPEDGAAEPLPDSEEYEQILEELRTAKTAQAVSLRRNHSLTLDKVTFGITGAIAIAFVIWGFAGRDSLASSSTVALNWVMEYTGWLFMVLASLFVVFVLWLALGKFGNIPLGKDGEKPEFRTVSWVAMMFAAGMGIGLMFYGVAEPLYHYISPPPGTVDGRTPAAIQTAMATSIFHWTLHPWAMYAVVGIAMAYGTYRLGRRQLVSAAFTSLFGIRMVEGPLGKFINILAIFATLFGTAASLGLGALQIGSGMTSNGWFGEVGTPVLVGIVAVLTFCFVASAVSGISRGIQWLSNINMVLAVVLALIVFIAGPTLFILNLIPSAVGDYARDLAEMSSRTEAVGDEALRSWMTSWTIFYWAWWISWTPFVGMFIARISRGRTIRQFVTGVLLVPSVVSVIWFGIFGGAAFHVQQEADKAGTPGLVTTADGVSSVNFDGALFDLVKNLGMPGWLTAGVIVLAMVLVAIFFVTGADAASIVMGSLSSNGAEHPRRGVVIFWGSLTGAVAAVMLLAGGDEPSEALAGLQRITIVAALPFILVMLLLCFALAKDLRRDPLSLRRRLATSVVERAIRTGVEQHGGVQFDLVTKHECADSCPDPDSNQGGTHTGSIPTIQTRQTDRDST; this is encoded by the coding sequence ATGGCTCTAAATAGTGATCTAAAATCCCATACACCCGAGGAGTTGCCTGCCGAGAACGCGTTGGCAGCAACTCCCCGCAACGAAGAACCTGGAAGTGGAAAGAGGAGTAAAGCAGCCTTTAGTGTCTCCGAGGATGTAGACACCAACCCTGCTGTCCTCGATCCGGAGGACGGAGCCGCAGAACCACTGCCGGATTCAGAAGAATACGAACAGATCCTTGAAGAGCTTCGTACTGCCAAAACCGCGCAGGCCGTCTCCCTGCGCCGGAACCACTCGCTTACGCTCGACAAAGTCACCTTCGGGATCACTGGCGCCATAGCCATCGCCTTTGTTATCTGGGGATTTGCCGGCCGGGACAGCCTCGCCTCGTCCTCCACGGTTGCCCTGAATTGGGTCATGGAATACACCGGCTGGCTCTTTATGGTCCTGGCTTCCCTGTTCGTAGTGTTCGTCCTGTGGCTGGCCCTGGGCAAGTTCGGCAATATCCCGCTGGGCAAGGACGGCGAGAAACCCGAATTCCGTACCGTCTCCTGGGTCGCGATGATGTTCGCCGCCGGCATGGGCATCGGACTGATGTTCTACGGTGTAGCCGAACCGCTCTACCACTACATCTCTCCCCCGCCCGGAACCGTGGACGGACGCACCCCCGCAGCGATCCAGACGGCCATGGCCACCTCGATCTTCCACTGGACCCTGCACCCCTGGGCAATGTACGCAGTGGTCGGCATTGCCATGGCGTACGGCACCTACCGCCTCGGCCGCCGGCAACTGGTCTCCGCAGCCTTCACCTCACTTTTCGGCATCAGGATGGTGGAAGGCCCGCTCGGGAAGTTCATCAACATCCTGGCCATTTTCGCTACCCTCTTTGGCACAGCCGCTTCCCTGGGCCTCGGCGCCCTGCAGATCGGCAGCGGCATGACCTCCAACGGCTGGTTCGGCGAAGTCGGCACTCCCGTGCTCGTGGGGATCGTCGCCGTCCTGACCTTCTGCTTCGTCGCTTCGGCCGTCTCCGGCATCAGCCGCGGCATCCAGTGGCTCTCCAACATCAACATGGTCCTGGCCGTCGTCCTCGCACTCATCGTTTTCATTGCCGGTCCGACCCTGTTCATCCTCAACCTGATCCCGTCCGCCGTCGGCGACTACGCCCGCGACCTGGCCGAGATGTCGTCCCGGACCGAAGCAGTCGGCGATGAAGCCCTTCGGAGCTGGATGACCAGCTGGACCATCTTCTACTGGGCCTGGTGGATCTCCTGGACGCCCTTCGTAGGCATGTTTATTGCCCGCATCAGCCGCGGCCGCACCATCCGCCAGTTCGTCACCGGCGTGCTGCTGGTCCCCAGCGTCGTCAGCGTCATCTGGTTTGGAATCTTCGGCGGAGCCGCTTTCCATGTCCAGCAGGAAGCCGATAAGGCAGGCACGCCCGGGCTGGTAACAACGGCCGACGGAGTATCCTCCGTCAACTTCGACGGTGCACTCTTCGACCTGGTCAAGAACCTTGGCATGCCGGGCTGGCTCACTGCCGGCGTCATCGTGCTGGCCATGGTCCTGGTCGCGATCTTCTTTGTCACCGGCGCCGATGCCGCTTCCATCGTGATGGGATCACTCAGCTCCAACGGCGCCGAACACCCCCGCCGCGGAGTGGTGATCTTCTGGGGCAGCCTCACCGGCGCCGTGGCCGCGGTCATGCTGCTGGCCGGCGGCGACGAACCCTCCGAAGCCCTGGCCGGCCTGCAACGCATCACCATCGTCGCAGCGCTACCGTTCATCCTCGTCATGCTCCTGCTCTGCTTTGCCCTCGCCAAGGACCTGCGCCGCGATCCCCTGTCCCTGCGACGGCGCCTGGCCACATCCGTCGTCGAACGGGCCATCAGGACCGGCGTGGAACAACACGGCGGCGTTCAATTCGACCTCGTGACAAAGCACGAGTGCGCCGATTCGTGTCCGGACCCGGACTCCAACCAAGGCGGCACCCACACAGGCAGCATCCCAACCATCCAGACCCGACAGACAGACCGGGACAGCACCTAA
- the fdhD gene encoding formate dehydrogenase accessory sulfurtransferase FdhD — MARMTQRRKIHRFHLEGSGAEYPVRFKEDVLAAEEPLEIRIGGRSFAVTMRTPGDDFDLVAGFLVSEGIISSPSELVSLRFCAGDAGGEQTYNVVEAQLRPDVPMPDTMRHVYTSSSCGICGTDSIDSVRKTLPFDPAQDTLQIPVDVLAGLPERLREAQAVFEKTGGVHAAGLFKVDGASPELLCLREDVGRHNAVDKVVGWALRQNLLPLSGTVLQVSGRASFELVQKAAMAGIPVLSAVSAPSSLAADLAVETGLTLVGFSRGHSLNVYAGRERLGCPQKVAREETYARL, encoded by the coding sequence ATGGCCCGCATGACACAGCGCCGCAAGATCCACCGCTTCCACCTCGAGGGTTCCGGCGCCGAATACCCGGTGCGGTTCAAGGAAGACGTACTCGCCGCCGAGGAGCCCCTGGAAATCCGCATCGGCGGCCGCTCCTTCGCTGTCACCATGAGGACCCCGGGGGACGATTTTGACCTGGTGGCCGGGTTCCTGGTCTCGGAAGGCATCATCAGTTCCCCCTCCGAGCTGGTATCGCTGCGCTTTTGCGCCGGCGATGCCGGGGGAGAACAGACATATAACGTAGTCGAGGCCCAGCTAAGGCCGGATGTACCCATGCCTGACACCATGCGGCATGTCTACACCTCAAGCTCCTGCGGCATCTGTGGGACAGACTCGATCGACTCCGTCCGCAAGACCCTTCCCTTCGATCCTGCCCAGGACACGCTGCAGATTCCCGTGGATGTCCTCGCCGGGTTGCCGGAGCGGCTTCGCGAGGCCCAAGCGGTCTTCGAAAAGACGGGCGGCGTCCATGCGGCCGGCCTGTTCAAGGTGGATGGCGCCAGCCCTGAGTTGCTTTGTCTCCGGGAGGATGTCGGACGCCATAACGCTGTGGACAAAGTGGTGGGATGGGCGCTGCGCCAAAACCTGCTGCCTCTGAGTGGCACCGTCCTCCAGGTGTCCGGGCGCGCGTCCTTCGAACTTGTCCAGAAGGCCGCCATGGCCGGCATTCCCGTCCTGTCTGCCGTGAGCGCGCCCTCAAGCCTGGCCGCCGACCTCGCCGTCGAGACCGGACTGACGCTGGTTGGATTCAGCCGGGGACACAGCCTGAACGTCTACGCCGGTCGCGAAAGGCTTGGCTGTCCGCAGAAGGTGGCCCGCGAGGAAACCTATGCCAGGCTTTGA
- the folE gene encoding GTP cyclohydrolase I FolE — protein MSSVLTTEATVTQGVDGPRVERAVREYLLAIGEDPERPGLVDTPARVARAAAEMFGGLHEDPLAVLDRTFDLGHGEMVIVKDIPFYSTCEHHLVPFHGVAHVGYIPSAEGLVTGLSKLARLVDVFARRPQVQERLTTQVVDALVTSLRPLGAIVVIECEHLCMSMRGVRKPGAKTITSAVRGELRLPAARAEALSLIHGR, from the coding sequence GTGAGCTCCGTCCTGACGACGGAAGCGACCGTCACCCAGGGTGTGGACGGGCCAAGGGTGGAACGGGCTGTCCGCGAATACCTCCTGGCCATCGGGGAGGACCCCGAAAGGCCGGGACTGGTGGACACCCCGGCCCGTGTAGCCCGCGCCGCCGCGGAGATGTTCGGCGGGCTCCATGAGGATCCCCTTGCCGTCCTTGACAGGACCTTCGACCTCGGCCACGGTGAAATGGTCATCGTTAAGGACATCCCGTTCTATTCCACCTGCGAACATCACTTGGTGCCGTTCCATGGCGTGGCGCACGTAGGTTACATCCCGTCCGCTGAGGGACTCGTGACCGGCCTCAGCAAGCTTGCCAGGCTGGTGGACGTCTTTGCGCGTAGGCCGCAGGTCCAGGAGAGGCTAACCACGCAGGTGGTGGACGCGCTGGTTACGTCGCTGCGGCCTTTGGGTGCAATTGTGGTGATCGAGTGCGAGCACCTGTGCATGTCAATGCGGGGCGTCCGCAAGCCCGGGGCCAAGACCATCACGTCCGCAGTCCGCGGTGAACTGCGCCTTCCGGCCGCCCGGGCCGAAGCGCTGAGCCTCATCCACGGCCGATGA
- a CDS encoding IclR family transcriptional regulator: MAARNDPDKDADAQAGGVQSVDRALQILDILAREGDAGVSEIAEEMGIHKSTVSRLVGSLVGRELVRQNSERGKYQLGFGILRLASSIPGRLSVVHEAREVLESLAAAYKETVNLAVLRSNFAVNVDQAMGPSTLATYDWVGSLTPLHATSSGKVLLAALTADERDAIFKRIGLPARTPRTITNRSELEKQLLDVARNGYAVVHEEFEIGLTAVAVPIYNHLGNVIAAVSISGPAFRFTPEEQPGLVDGLKDAGLTISTKMGYRRR; encoded by the coding sequence ATGGCCGCACGCAATGACCCGGACAAGGACGCAGATGCGCAGGCTGGAGGCGTCCAATCGGTGGACCGCGCCCTCCAGATCCTGGACATCCTGGCCCGCGAAGGCGACGCCGGCGTCAGTGAAATCGCCGAAGAGATGGGCATACACAAGTCCACCGTGTCGAGGCTTGTGGGATCCTTGGTCGGGCGCGAGCTGGTGCGGCAGAACAGCGAACGTGGAAAGTACCAGCTGGGATTTGGCATCCTGCGCCTGGCATCGTCCATCCCGGGCAGGTTGAGCGTAGTTCACGAAGCCAGGGAGGTCCTCGAGAGCCTCGCAGCGGCATATAAGGAAACAGTCAACCTGGCCGTGCTGCGATCGAATTTTGCGGTTAACGTGGACCAGGCAATGGGACCCTCAACGCTGGCCACGTATGACTGGGTGGGCAGCCTGACACCCCTGCACGCCACGTCCAGTGGAAAAGTGCTGCTCGCTGCCCTGACTGCCGACGAAAGGGACGCGATCTTCAAGAGGATCGGCCTCCCAGCCCGCACGCCTCGTACCATCACCAACCGCTCGGAGCTGGAGAAGCAGCTGCTGGACGTCGCCCGCAATGGCTATGCCGTCGTTCACGAGGAGTTCGAGATCGGGCTGACGGCGGTTGCAGTACCGATCTACAACCACCTGGGAAACGTCATCGCTGCGGTGAGTATTTCCGGCCCCGCCTTCCGGTTTACGCCGGAAGAACAGCCCGGGCTTGTTGACGGCCTCAAGGATGCAGGCCTGACCATCAGCACAAAAATGGGCTACAGGCGCCGGTAG
- a CDS encoding molybdopterin molybdotransferase MoeA: protein MLAQDTATIGSSSELRSAWPPSGHPSPTWLEARQLAFDCAVPLAPVEVPLALAAGHALTRNVSALHELPHYDSSAMDGWAINGVGPWILAGHEPLLRPGSASVIATGGLVPVGAQSILRKESGQIHQDADGSLVLRLTDNAKEGEPGLGQHIRLAGEEAAAGEVLIPAGTTLNPGHIALAAVAGHDNVQVQAKPVVGIVLTGSEVVTSGVPKPGHVRDTFGPQLGTVISLLGGTPAGSLRIGDSYPEWLAAIGGSDAFPGRMPDLTITTGGTGCSGTDHFRAVIADLGGQLLLDGIAMRPGHPAVLAGLPDGRFVVGLPGNPLAAMMALITMGAPLLEALGGRPLSAVGQVTSAADVDPSPGRTRLIPCTFIEGLAFPASHTGPGMMRGLAWADGVMAVPPAGVQSGEPVPVLPLPWTQANETIRSTTTRARSTAWPA from the coding sequence TTGCTGGCCCAAGATACCGCCACCATCGGCAGCAGTTCGGAGTTGCGCTCTGCATGGCCACCTTCCGGACATCCCTCCCCCACCTGGCTCGAAGCCCGGCAACTGGCTTTCGATTGCGCGGTTCCACTCGCGCCCGTGGAGGTTCCCCTCGCATTGGCAGCAGGCCACGCGCTTACCCGCAACGTCTCCGCCCTGCACGAACTCCCCCATTACGACTCTTCTGCCATGGATGGCTGGGCAATCAACGGCGTCGGTCCATGGATCCTTGCCGGCCACGAACCCCTTTTGCGCCCCGGGAGTGCCAGCGTCATAGCCACCGGCGGACTGGTACCTGTTGGCGCCCAGTCGATACTCCGCAAGGAAAGTGGCCAGATCCACCAAGATGCCGACGGCAGCCTTGTCCTGCGGCTCACTGACAACGCAAAGGAAGGCGAGCCGGGCCTCGGCCAACACATTCGTCTCGCGGGCGAGGAAGCTGCTGCAGGTGAGGTGCTGATCCCCGCCGGCACAACACTGAACCCGGGCCACATTGCCCTCGCCGCCGTGGCTGGCCACGACAACGTGCAGGTGCAGGCCAAGCCGGTGGTCGGCATCGTATTGACCGGTTCCGAGGTGGTCACGTCAGGCGTTCCGAAACCAGGACATGTCAGGGACACTTTTGGTCCGCAGCTGGGGACGGTCATTTCCCTTCTGGGGGGCACGCCTGCCGGCTCCCTGCGGATCGGGGACTCCTACCCCGAGTGGCTCGCGGCAATTGGCGGTTCTGACGCGTTCCCCGGGCGGATGCCGGACCTGACCATAACCACCGGCGGAACCGGCTGTTCCGGGACAGATCATTTTCGCGCTGTCATCGCTGACCTTGGCGGACAGCTGTTGCTGGATGGCATCGCCATGCGGCCGGGTCACCCGGCAGTTCTGGCCGGGCTCCCGGACGGCCGCTTCGTCGTCGGGCTGCCCGGTAACCCCCTGGCAGCAATGATGGCTCTCATCACTATGGGTGCACCGCTGCTGGAGGCACTCGGAGGCAGGCCCCTGAGCGCCGTTGGACAGGTGACCTCCGCGGCTGACGTTGATCCGAGCCCCGGCCGTACGCGTCTGATTCCGTGCACGTTTATCGAGGGGCTTGCCTTCCCCGCCTCGCATACGGGGCCCGGCATGATGCGTGGACTGGCTTGGGCCGACGGCGTCATGGCCGTTCCCCCTGCTGGAGTCCAGTCCGGCGAGCCAGTTCCTGTGCTCCCACTCCCTTGGACGCAGGCCAACGAAACAATCCGTTCCACCACCACCCGTGCACGGAGCACAGCATGGCCCGCATGA
- a CDS encoding LysR family transcriptional regulator translates to MIDARLITLRVFARCGTIGATAELTGYSPSAVSAQLRELQRVLGMQLLTKDGRGVRLTATGRFLVAGSDTLIAEWERLRAAAMEAGDQVQSRFGLGGFSTAAAQLLAPLAATLRSTRPLLEVQVLEANPARCFDLLVAERIDLAVIVAMQSDTYAEDDPRFEQTVLLDDPLDVIIPADHPLASRETVTLEELASEPWITEAAGSTYHSLFTAAFTAVGVTPRIAHEAVEWETQIAFVGAGLGVGLLPRLAPLHSAENVVRLRISGKGKPSRRIVAAVRRGSIASPLIQESLGILQVSANRILAARPEDDL, encoded by the coding sequence ATGATCGATGCGAGGCTCATCACACTTCGGGTGTTTGCCCGGTGCGGCACCATTGGCGCAACCGCGGAGCTCACAGGGTATTCTCCCTCCGCCGTCTCCGCGCAATTGCGGGAGCTCCAGCGTGTGCTTGGAATGCAGCTGCTGACGAAGGACGGCCGGGGCGTGCGGCTGACCGCCACGGGCCGCTTTCTCGTGGCCGGCTCGGACACCCTCATTGCCGAATGGGAGCGCCTGCGCGCAGCAGCCATGGAGGCCGGCGACCAGGTGCAGTCCCGTTTTGGCCTGGGCGGTTTCTCCACGGCGGCCGCACAGTTGCTCGCGCCGCTGGCCGCCACCCTCCGCTCGACACGCCCACTGCTTGAGGTGCAGGTACTCGAGGCCAACCCGGCCCGCTGCTTCGATTTGTTGGTTGCCGAGCGAATCGACCTTGCGGTCATTGTTGCCATGCAGTCCGACACCTACGCTGAGGACGATCCTCGCTTCGAACAGACCGTTCTGCTCGACGATCCCCTGGACGTGATCATTCCCGCTGACCATCCGTTGGCATCGCGGGAAACGGTGACGCTCGAAGAGCTCGCGTCGGAACCATGGATCACCGAAGCCGCCGGTTCCACCTACCACTCCCTCTTCACGGCGGCGTTCACGGCAGTCGGGGTGACACCGCGCATTGCCCATGAGGCCGTTGAATGGGAAACCCAAATCGCCTTCGTGGGTGCGGGGCTGGGCGTGGGCCTGCTGCCGCGACTGGCACCCTTGCATAGCGCCGAAAACGTGGTTCGACTGCGCATCAGTGGCAAAGGGAAGCCCTCGCGCCGCATCGTCGCTGCGGTGCGCAGGGGCAGCATCGCATCGCCCCTGATCCAGGAGTCGCTGGGCATCCTGCAGGTCAGCGCCAATCGGATCCTCGCCGCCCGACCCGAAGACGATCTCTGA